In a genomic window of Aggregatimonas sangjinii:
- a CDS encoding O-antigen ligase family protein, with the protein METYILFVAYSLPFLDTKILPLAYGFVKVFDVVTVISLVLFFKEFISFKTSQKGKIYSVLVVLFWVFLLLSKINSDYPFNNLYFIYQPFTIFIFARFLLVYLEQEPKAFYKFISAFQLSVILLAGVVFVQLFIGPNFSYLADFNKNVIDLDSGFIRYPGLFQDSQTCGQFLALGSFSLLYLRPQSSLKKKRLHFLFFALTTIAIYLAASRSAIGGFGMGVLLLVLFQNSKIKLLVGSIAIGLILFVFILEPKEGIFSRTDSISEDYLFRKSIWDETGEIIAQYPLLGIGFGNFQKYIKRYKQDLYLQTESGGELYYFNQPENGYLKVLVEQGYLGFFIFLSLILIPTIKGVQNALSGKIEKQTIYPMASILSWAVAFNTNYSLLDYRILLAVGTFVCLIIFSTEAKTSHLTESFYET; encoded by the coding sequence GTGGAAACATACATCTTGTTTGTTGCCTACTCCTTGCCGTTTCTCGATACTAAAATTTTACCCTTGGCCTATGGTTTTGTGAAAGTTTTTGATGTAGTTACCGTAATTTCACTCGTATTATTTTTTAAAGAATTCATCAGTTTTAAAACATCTCAAAAAGGGAAGATTTATTCTGTTCTAGTGGTCCTGTTTTGGGTGTTTTTGCTGCTTAGTAAAATAAATTCGGACTACCCCTTTAACAATCTTTATTTTATTTACCAGCCTTTTACTATTTTCATTTTTGCCCGATTCCTTCTTGTTTATTTAGAACAGGAACCCAAAGCTTTCTATAAATTTATCTCGGCCTTTCAGTTAAGTGTTATTCTTTTGGCAGGAGTCGTGTTCGTGCAACTGTTTATTGGGCCGAATTTCTCTTACCTAGCTGATTTTAATAAGAATGTCATAGATTTGGACAGTGGTTTTATCAGATACCCCGGCCTCTTTCAGGACTCCCAGACTTGTGGGCAATTTTTAGCATTGGGCAGCTTTAGCTTACTTTATTTAAGGCCTCAAAGCAGCCTTAAAAAGAAAAGGCTACACTTTCTATTTTTTGCGCTCACGACTATCGCTATCTATTTAGCTGCAAGTCGTTCGGCTATTGGTGGATTTGGCATGGGTGTCCTACTACTTGTATTGTTTCAAAATAGCAAAATAAAATTGCTTGTCGGTTCTATTGCCATAGGTCTTATTCTTTTTGTTTTTATACTAGAACCAAAGGAAGGTATTTTCAGCAGAACGGATTCTATTTCGGAAGACTACTTATTTCGGAAGTCTATTTGGGATGAGACAGGAGAGATAATCGCACAGTATCCCCTTTTGGGTATCGGTTTTGGAAATTTTCAAAAGTATATCAAAAGATATAAACAGGATTTATACTTGCAAACCGAATCTGGTGGAGAATTGTATTATTTTAACCAACCGGAAAACGGATATTTAAAAGTATTGGTAGAGCAGGGTTATCTCGGATTTTTCATTTTCTTATCCTTAATACTTATTCCAACGATTAAAGGCGTTCAAAATGCTCTAAGTGGCAAGATAGAGAAACAGACTATCTATCCTATGGCATCGATCTTGTCTTGGGCCGTTGCATTCAATACGAATTATTCGTTATTGGACTATCGGATTTTATTGGCAGTCGGCACTTTTGTGTGTCTAATCATATTTAGTACGGAAGCCAAAACATCTCATCTGACTGAGTCATTTTATGAAACATAA
- a CDS encoding glycosyltransferase family 4 protein, translating to MKHKILIGIPPTRHVILGLDELSGLEGLGYVCHQIPYSRNKWNISLLNRMYGVILNAFKVLIELYKQKPDILYLNSRLDVNGSLRDAFSILVFRYLYFLPLKIVIKSHGSDLSILKKKSFIFKKFAIPVLMSKVDAWLFLSKDEVEGLLKYKPELKNKVFVTYNIINPKRSVYSESFQKKYNLPKNKFKFLYVGRMVYEKGVFAILDGIAKFSKKEDCVFLMVGNGEELENLKSKAVELGVSENIIFTGFIEEVECDHFYANSDALIFPSLDEGFAMALFKSVVAGLPIITTQIRAAKDQLIAPDNCLWVDGKSGDSVAAALAELYENKALRNSMRYNNVKLGEKFNRTNVSEDMHTVFQKIYQH from the coding sequence ATGAAACATAAAATATTAATCGGAATTCCACCTACGAGACACGTTATTTTGGGCCTAGATGAACTTTCAGGGCTTGAGGGACTAGGGTATGTGTGCCACCAAATACCTTATTCCAGAAATAAATGGAATATTAGCTTACTGAACAGAATGTATGGTGTTATACTAAATGCATTCAAAGTACTCATTGAGCTATACAAACAAAAGCCGGATATTTTATATCTAAATTCAAGATTGGATGTAAATGGTTCTTTGCGTGACGCGTTTTCAATTTTGGTGTTTCGGTATTTATATTTTCTTCCTTTAAAAATCGTAATCAAGTCCCATGGGTCCGATTTAAGTATCCTTAAAAAAAAATCGTTTATTTTCAAAAAGTTTGCGATTCCTGTTTTGATGTCGAAAGTAGATGCTTGGTTGTTTTTGTCCAAGGATGAAGTTGAGGGGCTTTTAAAGTACAAGCCCGAGTTGAAAAATAAGGTATTCGTTACGTATAATATTATAAACCCCAAGCGCTCGGTGTATTCGGAAAGCTTTCAGAAAAAATACAACCTACCTAAGAACAAGTTCAAATTTCTGTACGTAGGCCGCATGGTTTATGAAAAAGGTGTATTTGCAATTTTAGATGGGATAGCAAAATTTTCAAAAAAAGAAGACTGCGTTTTTCTAATGGTGGGCAATGGGGAAGAACTTGAAAACTTGAAATCAAAAGCCGTTGAGTTAGGTGTTTCAGAGAATATTATATTTACCGGTTTTATTGAAGAAGTAGAATGCGACCATTTTTATGCCAATTCAGATGCACTGATTTTTCCATCACTTGATGAGGGCTTTGCTATGGCTCTGTTTAAGTCCGTTGTTGCCGGTCTACCCATTATTACAACTCAAATTAGAGCTGCAAAAGACCAACTAATCGCTCCCGACAACTGTTTATGGGTCGATGGTAAATCGGGCGATTCGGTAGCAGCTGCTTTAGCGGAACTTTATGAGAACAAAGCCCTCAGAAATTCAATGCGATACAATAATGTAAAACTTGGAGAAAAGTTCAATAGAACGAATGTTTCTGAAGATATGCATACTGTATTCCAAAAAATTTATCAGCATTAG
- a CDS encoding MBOAT family O-acyltransferase, producing the protein MNWQPTYAILIFFSTIVTYLCAYKIEKTEKKWHKKKYLIASLIINLSILFLFKYYNFFNTSVFGLLQELGIRVQLPNFKYLLPVGISFYTFQAVGYTIDVYRGDIKHEKHFGVYALFVSFFPQLVAGPIERAKNLLPQFKTYKKFDYEKAVVGVKLMVWGFFMKLVVADRLAIYVNSVYGNVEYHSSISLLTATLFFAVQIYCDFAGYSNIAIGCAKVMGFDLMTNFRRPYFAQSCAEFWQRWHISLSTWFRDYVYIPLGGNQVSKNRNYINILITFVVSGLWHGANWTFVIWGALNGFYQIVFKIFRFNPGKKGRKERRPFTYLSNIILTFVLICFSWIFFRADSFSHAFEIIKRMVSELGPIFIGDNSSFVYGIFGILLLFLKDGFDEFLPEKKIFFSSSYRSVRTLSYAVVVILIMMIGVFDGGQFIYFQF; encoded by the coding sequence ATGAATTGGCAGCCGACCTATGCCATTCTGATTTTCTTTTCGACAATCGTGACCTACCTATGCGCCTATAAGATAGAAAAAACAGAAAAAAAGTGGCATAAAAAGAAATACTTGATTGCAAGTTTAATAATCAATCTTTCTATTTTATTTCTTTTCAAATACTATAATTTTTTCAATACTTCCGTGTTCGGACTTTTGCAAGAATTGGGTATTAGAGTACAGTTGCCCAATTTTAAATATTTACTACCTGTAGGTATTTCTTTTTACACTTTTCAAGCCGTAGGGTATACCATAGATGTATATCGAGGCGATATCAAACACGAGAAACATTTTGGTGTCTATGCTTTATTTGTATCATTTTTTCCTCAATTGGTCGCGGGCCCTATTGAAAGGGCAAAAAATCTATTGCCTCAATTTAAGACCTATAAAAAATTCGATTATGAAAAGGCGGTAGTAGGGGTTAAGTTGATGGTGTGGGGCTTCTTTATGAAACTTGTAGTAGCCGATAGGCTTGCCATTTATGTTAACTCGGTGTACGGTAATGTAGAGTACCACAGTTCAATTTCGTTATTGACTGCAACTCTTTTTTTTGCTGTTCAGATTTATTGCGATTTTGCTGGTTATAGTAATATAGCTATTGGCTGTGCCAAGGTTATGGGTTTTGATTTAATGACTAATTTTAGAAGGCCTTATTTTGCACAATCATGTGCGGAATTTTGGCAAAGATGGCATATTTCACTATCAACTTGGTTTAGGGATTACGTCTACATCCCTCTTGGCGGCAATCAGGTAAGTAAGAATAGAAACTATATCAATATATTGATAACCTTTGTGGTAAGCGGGCTTTGGCATGGAGCAAATTGGACTTTTGTAATCTGGGGTGCGCTAAACGGATTTTATCAGATCGTGTTTAAAATCTTCAGATTTAACCCTGGTAAAAAAGGCCGTAAGGAAAGACGGCCTTTTACGTATCTCTCCAATATAATTTTAACCTTCGTGCTGATTTGTTTTTCATGGATCTTTTTTAGGGCTGATAGTTTCTCCCATGCTTTTGAAATTATTAAGAGAATGGTTTCTGAACTAGGGCCGATTTTTATAGGTGATAACAGCTCTTTTGTGTATGGTATTTTTGGTATTCTCTTATTATTTCTAAAAGATGGTTTTGATGAATTTTTACCTGAAAAAAAGATTTTCTTTAGTAGCTCCTACAGATCGGTAAGAACCCTGTCTTATGCCGTTGTTGTTATATTGATTATGATGATCGGTGTCTTTGATGGGGGACAGTTCATATATTTTCAATTTTAA
- a CDS encoding acetyltransferase — protein MLIKKILENFIILEKSIEFFSDKFWGFFTKKAMGKCGRNVMIKPSTSVFKGVSNFYFEGDLKIARYAVIYSTNAKVIIGKKVDIAPYVKIISGNHRIDKVGHFMFNNDYEKKPENDQDVVIEGDNWLGINVTVLSGVRIGRGAIISAGAVVNKSCAPYSIIGGVPARILKYRFSIEEILEHERKLYPYEKRYTENELIAFRNKH, from the coding sequence ATGCTAATTAAAAAAATACTAGAGAACTTTATTATTCTAGAAAAATCAATTGAATTTTTTAGTGATAAATTTTGGGGTTTTTTTACAAAAAAAGCAATGGGCAAGTGTGGTCGCAACGTTATGATCAAACCATCTACTTCGGTATTTAAAGGAGTATCTAATTTTTATTTTGAAGGTGACCTAAAAATTGCCAGATATGCGGTAATCTATTCAACTAACGCAAAAGTAATAATCGGAAAAAAAGTGGATATCGCTCCGTATGTAAAAATAATTTCTGGAAATCACAGAATCGATAAGGTGGGTCATTTTATGTTCAACAATGACTACGAAAAAAAGCCTGAAAATGATCAAGATGTGGTGATTGAGGGCGATAATTGGTTGGGAATCAATGTTACCGTACTTTCCGGAGTAAGAATAGGAAGAGGGGCTATAATTTCCGCAGGCGCGGTGGTTAATAAATCATGTGCTCCTTATTCGATAATCGGTGGTGTGCCTGCAAGAATACTGAAGTACCGATTTAGCATAGAAGAAATACTAGAGCATGAAAGGAAATTATATCCATATGAAAAAAGATATACTGAAAATGAGTTAATCGCATTTAGAAATAAGCATTAA
- a CDS encoding lipopolysaccharide biosynthesis protein, with protein sequence MKVKSQLYKNSFWGLAGSLLQNFFLSLFFILLARHYSIEDWSKYLIATSVYQMVAAISTMGLGQWFIREVVNADDKNILVAKFLKMQTYFGFFFFAINLIIVLAIYDDFTMRLLSFLFAFNVVFDNIIYSIKNINIAQFAQKKTVAVLSIEACAKFALACLVYVFPISIVTLAILLVLLRLVSLNLFLRIGAPAGIKLMGFWKVRLPLNNIVVIIKEYWPFAVIGSAYIVYWKIATLIISKKLPLEAVADFENSFKVFSLAQLLPVVIASTALPRMVSLFKEQKIDELRKLYMNLFWFFCIYGIGTYTFMYSFGFQIIPFLFGEKYGETAIYTQEIFLTMLIMPTTFLQAQLLITMKLEKLDMWFNIKRLVLNVLICLVGLYYVKSLSVVNYSIFISFVVLHISQDVTLTRKKLLRVSETIKFFGITALLILCYFWLSKFLNPVILFCSFWIVICTIYYFLYGKSMLDFRKDKTDI encoded by the coding sequence ATTAAAGTAAAGTCACAGTTATATAAGAATAGTTTTTGGGGACTTGCAGGTTCTTTGCTTCAGAACTTTTTTTTGAGCCTTTTTTTTATTTTACTTGCTCGACATTATTCTATTGAAGATTGGTCAAAATATTTAATAGCAACTAGTGTCTATCAGATGGTGGCGGCAATCTCCACTATGGGTTTAGGCCAATGGTTTATTCGTGAAGTCGTAAATGCCGATGATAAAAATATATTAGTAGCAAAGTTTTTAAAAATGCAAACCTACTTCGGTTTCTTTTTTTTTGCAATCAATCTGATCATTGTCCTCGCCATCTACGATGACTTCACAATGCGCTTGCTTTCTTTTCTCTTTGCTTTTAATGTTGTCTTTGACAACATTATCTATTCCATTAAGAATATCAATATCGCTCAATTTGCCCAAAAGAAAACGGTAGCCGTATTATCAATAGAAGCATGCGCCAAATTCGCACTTGCCTGCTTGGTATATGTTTTTCCAATTTCGATAGTAACACTTGCCATATTACTTGTCTTGCTAAGACTGGTCTCCTTAAACTTATTTCTCAGGATAGGTGCTCCTGCTGGAATAAAATTAATGGGTTTCTGGAAGGTAAGATTACCACTCAATAATATCGTCGTAATCATAAAAGAGTATTGGCCATTTGCGGTCATAGGTAGTGCCTATATTGTATACTGGAAAATAGCCACCTTGATTATTTCAAAAAAATTACCACTTGAAGCTGTTGCCGATTTCGAAAACTCCTTTAAAGTATTTTCTTTAGCGCAGCTGCTGCCGGTAGTAATCGCATCTACAGCTCTTCCTAGAATGGTAAGTCTTTTCAAAGAACAAAAGATAGATGAACTCCGAAAATTGTATATGAATTTATTTTGGTTTTTTTGTATCTACGGTATAGGAACCTATACATTTATGTACTCTTTTGGTTTTCAAATTATACCGTTTTTATTTGGTGAAAAGTACGGTGAAACTGCAATCTACACCCAAGAAATATTCTTGACCATGTTAATAATGCCTACCACTTTTTTACAAGCCCAACTTTTGATTACGATGAAATTGGAAAAGCTTGATATGTGGTTCAATATTAAAAGGTTGGTTTTAAATGTGCTCATTTGTCTTGTTGGCCTTTATTACGTTAAGTCCTTGTCGGTTGTTAATTATTCAATTTTTATATCTTTCGTTGTATTACATATATCCCAAGATGTTACGCTTACACGAAAAAAATTATTGCGTGTTTCTGAAACTATTAAATTTTTTGGGATTACAGCATTACTCATTCTGTGCTATTTTTGGTTATCAAAATTTCTCAATCCTGTTATTCTTTTTTGTTCATTCTGGATAGTTATTTGCACCATATACTACTTTTTGTACGGAAAATCGATGTTAGATTTCAGAAAAGATAAAACCGATATTTAA
- a CDS encoding glycosyltransferase family 4 protein: protein MPKGQINDATAYYIDLIKNAFVRSNFRVSTFHKNDFELEDSDYIVVVSPKDFLGVYRRNRKAKIIIWFQGLLPEENKMLMGANLFQKLRFPIYNWMERKTIHHSYFNFFVSDRMKRHFSEKYAYDNSNFLIIPCYNKNLKREYFSSSIKPKTSFVYAGGIYPWQCFAETIAIYKEVERKNNNAFLTVLTKDQEKAENMIKMEGIKNYKINYVSLEEVMHELGNHKYGFLLREDNIVNNCATPTKMNTYLSAGLMPIHTYAVHSFNEHINLDKFEIKGNLESEKSKLAEEILVHDDIQIDYNTYYDVCHSNFKEYFDDTHYIEKITSELISRIHAN, encoded by the coding sequence TTGCCAAAAGGTCAAATTAATGATGCTACGGCATATTATATCGACTTAATTAAAAATGCCTTTGTTCGCTCGAATTTTAGGGTATCTACTTTTCACAAGAATGATTTTGAACTCGAGGATTCCGATTATATTGTAGTCGTAAGCCCTAAAGATTTTCTTGGTGTTTACAGAAGAAATCGGAAAGCGAAAATAATCATATGGTTCCAAGGATTACTTCCAGAAGAAAACAAGATGCTAATGGGTGCAAATTTGTTCCAAAAATTACGTTTCCCAATTTACAATTGGATGGAGCGGAAAACCATACACCATAGCTATTTTAATTTTTTCGTGTCCGATAGAATGAAAAGACATTTCAGCGAAAAATACGCCTACGACAACAGTAATTTTTTAATCATTCCATGTTACAATAAAAATCTTAAGCGAGAATATTTTTCTTCAAGTATAAAACCGAAAACCAGTTTTGTTTATGCGGGTGGTATTTACCCATGGCAGTGTTTTGCCGAAACGATAGCTATCTATAAGGAAGTCGAAAGAAAGAATAACAATGCTTTCTTGACCGTTCTTACAAAAGATCAGGAAAAGGCCGAAAATATGATCAAAATGGAGGGCATAAAAAATTACAAGATCAATTATGTCAGCCTAGAGGAAGTCATGCATGAACTGGGGAACCATAAATATGGATTTTTATTGAGGGAGGATAACATTGTAAATAACTGTGCGACCCCGACGAAGATGAATACCTATTTGTCAGCTGGTCTCATGCCAATTCATACCTATGCGGTACATTCATTTAACGAGCATATTAATTTAGATAAATTTGAAATCAAAGGAAATCTGGAATCTGAAAAATCAAAATTAGCGGAAGAGATACTGGTACACGACGACATTCAAATCGATTACAATACGTATTATGATGTTTGTCATTCGAATTTTAAGGAGTATTTTGACGATACCCATTATATTGAAAAGATTACGTCTGAATTAATATCAAGAATACATGCAAATTAA
- the wecB gene encoding non-hydrolyzing UDP-N-acetylglucosamine 2-epimerase, giving the protein MQIKNLIIFGTRPEAIKMAPLVKEFLSDTRFETKVCVTAQHREMLDQVLNFFEIKPDYDLNLMKPGQNLYGLTADIITGLQPVLEEFQPDYVYVHGDTTTTMGASIASFYAGAKICHVEAGLRTFNKKSPFPEEINRTITGHVADYHFAPTQTSYDNLIRENVLAKTILITGNTVIDALLESVDKVDTLENEEIENLKSQIDTTKRLILVTGHRRENHGQGFINICSALKKIGESVDDVQIIYPVHLNPKVQEPVYEILGDSDFIKLIDPLAYPAFVWLMNKCHLVITDSGGVQEEAPSLGKPVLVMRNTTERPEAVEAGTVVLVGTDKEKIVKETLNLLGNDDLYKKMSKLHNPYGDGHASKRIVQFISEIASK; this is encoded by the coding sequence ATGCAAATTAAAAACCTTATCATTTTCGGTACGCGTCCAGAAGCGATCAAAATGGCGCCTTTGGTCAAGGAGTTTTTAAGCGACACGCGTTTTGAAACCAAAGTATGTGTCACTGCCCAACATCGCGAAATGTTGGATCAGGTTCTGAATTTTTTCGAAATCAAGCCCGATTATGATTTAAACCTTATGAAACCCGGACAGAACCTTTACGGACTAACTGCCGATATCATAACAGGTTTGCAACCTGTTTTGGAAGAATTTCAACCCGATTATGTGTATGTGCATGGTGATACCACAACTACGATGGGCGCTAGTATCGCTTCCTTTTACGCGGGGGCCAAAATATGCCATGTAGAAGCAGGCCTTCGAACTTTTAATAAGAAATCGCCATTTCCGGAAGAAATCAATAGAACGATTACGGGTCATGTCGCGGATTATCATTTTGCTCCGACCCAAACATCATATGATAATTTAATCCGTGAGAATGTTTTGGCTAAAACTATTTTGATTACGGGAAATACGGTCATAGACGCACTGTTGGAAAGTGTCGATAAAGTTGATACGTTGGAAAATGAGGAGATTGAAAACCTGAAAAGTCAAATTGATACGACCAAACGTCTGATTCTGGTTACGGGACATAGACGTGAAAACCATGGACAAGGTTTTATAAATATCTGCTCGGCCTTAAAAAAAATAGGGGAATCTGTTGACGATGTGCAAATCATATATCCTGTGCATCTAAACCCTAAAGTTCAAGAACCTGTTTACGAAATCTTGGGGGATAGTGATTTTATTAAATTAATTGATCCCTTGGCCTATCCGGCCTTCGTCTGGTTGATGAACAAGTGCCATTTGGTAATTACCGATAGCGGTGGTGTTCAAGAAGAAGCTCCCAGCCTGGGCAAACCGGTTCTAGTGATGCGGAATACCACCGAACGACCGGAGGCTGTTGAAGCGGGAACCGTAGTGTTAGTAGGAACCGACAAAGAGAAAATTGTAAAGGAAACCTTAAATCTGCTAGGTAATGACGACCTGTATAAAAAAATGAGTAAACTACATAATCCTTATGGAGATGGTCACGCCAGTAAGCGTATCGTTCAATTCATTAGTGAAATAGCATCTAAATAG
- a CDS encoding sulfotransferase family protein produces the protein MQKLVFICGLHRSGTSILHKTLSNSEHFSGFHDTGIFEDEGQHLQSVFPPDMDFGGPGKFAFDQNSRLDETSALITPGNREKILKEWGKYWDKEKPFWIEKSPPNLIRMRFFQELFPKAYFITISRHPIAVSLATKKWSRTSVPNLIKHWVTAHEIYRNDRKKINKELYFSYEEMVASPEKVIKEVEDFLDTDISFVNNFKNFNGKYFDRWNKDKSWQFLKRYQKKKSIEEFEKIVNDFGYSLVDLNKYPKLRLNKKI, from the coding sequence ATGCAGAAACTCGTTTTCATATGTGGTTTACATAGAAGTGGGACTTCCATTTTACATAAGACCCTTAGCAATTCAGAACATTTTTCAGGTTTTCACGATACGGGTATATTTGAGGATGAGGGCCAGCATCTACAAAGTGTTTTCCCGCCGGATATGGATTTCGGGGGACCGGGTAAATTCGCATTCGACCAGAACTCTAGATTAGATGAAACCAGTGCTTTGATAACTCCGGGAAACAGGGAAAAAATTTTAAAGGAATGGGGAAAATATTGGGACAAGGAAAAACCTTTTTGGATTGAAAAATCGCCTCCGAATTTGATCAGAATGCGCTTTTTTCAAGAGTTATTTCCTAAAGCTTATTTTATTACGATTTCAAGACATCCGATAGCCGTCTCCTTGGCCACTAAAAAATGGAGCAGAACCTCCGTACCTAATTTGATCAAGCATTGGGTCACTGCCCATGAAATATATCGAAATGATAGAAAAAAAATAAATAAAGAGCTCTATTTTAGCTACGAAGAAATGGTTGCCTCTCCGGAGAAAGTGATAAAGGAAGTTGAAGATTTTTTAGATACCGATATTTCATTTGTCAATAATTTCAAGAATTTTAATGGCAAATATTTTGATCGCTGGAATAAAGATAAATCTTGGCAATTCCTGAAAAGATATCAAAAGAAAAAGAGTATTGAAGAATTTGAAAAGATCGTTAACGATTTTGGATATAGCTTGGTAGACTTAAATAAATATCCGAAACTACGTCTTAACAAGAAAATCTGA
- a CDS encoding sulfate adenylyltransferase subunit 1 — protein MEITNNQLLRFTTAGSVDDGKSTLIGRLLYDSKSIFEDQLEAIENTSKQKGHEGVDLALFTDGLRDEREQGITIDVAYRYFTTPKRKFIIADTPGHIQYTRNMVTGASTANAAIILVDARHGVIEQTKRHAFIASLLRIPHVIVCINKMDLVDFKEVVYNTILKQFEEFSSKLLITDIRFIPISALLGDNVVHRSEHMPWYQGGPLLHTLETMHISSDINKVDARFPVQTVLRPQREGFLDYRGYAGRMASGILRTGDEITVMPSGFTSVIKSIGGPSGEINEAFAPMSVAITLEDDIDISRGDMIVRSKNQPEGLQDIEVMLCWLHNDSAKPRAKYSIRHTSNEQKAMIKEVIYKIDINTLARKADDSQIDMNDICKVRIRTTKPLMVDSYRENRVTGSIILVDDGTHETVAAGMIV, from the coding sequence ATGGAAATAACGAATAATCAATTATTAAGGTTTACTACCGCAGGAAGCGTAGATGACGGCAAGAGTACTTTAATTGGACGACTATTATACGACTCTAAGTCGATTTTTGAAGATCAACTTGAGGCCATTGAAAATACCAGCAAACAAAAAGGCCACGAAGGTGTTGACCTTGCACTATTCACCGACGGACTTCGGGACGAACGCGAACAGGGAATTACCATAGATGTAGCCTATCGTTATTTCACGACACCAAAGAGAAAATTCATAATCGCGGATACTCCCGGTCACATTCAGTATACTAGAAATATGGTAACCGGTGCCTCTACGGCGAATGCGGCCATAATTTTAGTTGACGCCCGTCATGGTGTTATAGAACAGACCAAACGGCATGCGTTCATAGCTTCCCTTCTCAGAATTCCGCATGTTATTGTTTGCATAAACAAGATGGATTTGGTCGATTTTAAGGAAGTAGTATACAATACTATTTTAAAACAATTCGAAGAATTTTCTTCGAAGTTGTTAATTACGGACATCCGATTTATACCTATAAGCGCTTTGTTGGGCGATAATGTGGTTCATAGATCGGAGCATATGCCCTGGTATCAGGGTGGCCCATTGCTTCATACATTGGAAACGATGCACATTAGCAGCGATATAAACAAAGTCGATGCCCGTTTTCCGGTTCAAACGGTTCTACGCCCGCAACGCGAAGGTTTTTTGGATTATAGAGGCTATGCCGGTAGAATGGCAAGTGGCATTCTTAGAACAGGTGATGAAATTACCGTCATGCCATCCGGCTTCACTTCCGTCATCAAATCGATCGGCGGCCCTTCCGGTGAAATCAACGAAGCCTTTGCCCCAATGTCGGTCGCCATTACCTTGGAAGACGACATCGACATTAGTCGGGGCGATATGATCGTAAGATCAAAAAATCAACCCGAAGGATTACAGGATATAGAAGTTATGCTGTGTTGGTTACATAATGATTCGGCCAAACCAAGAGCCAAATATAGCATAAGACATACCTCGAACGAGCAAAAAGCAATGATCAAAGAGGTCATTTACAAAATAGACATTAATACGCTTGCCCGAAAAGCGGATGATTCACAAATAGACATGAATGATATTTGTAAAGTAAGAATTCGAACAACGAAACCCCTAATGGTCGATTCTTATAGGGAAAATAGAGTGACCGGCAGTATTATTCTAGTTGACGACGGCACGCATGAAACCGTCGCGGCTGGTATGATTGTTTAA